In Brevibacillus brevis NBRC 100599, a single genomic region encodes these proteins:
- the pdaA gene encoding delta-lactam-biosynthetic de-N-acetylase yields the protein MSRRWIKSLLVGISLLLTSALPVDSIMASPDHPYHFGFKKSKNGQLPSINEEGFKSIVDRHGAVFLGDTTKKELYLTFDNGYENGFTPKILDTLLAKKVPAIFFVTGHFVKEQPELLKRMAKEGHLIGNHSWSHPDMTTVPNQKIKDELTKVSDAVQQVIGQANMRYLRPPRGIFSDRTLAVTKDLGYTNVFWSVAYRDWDTKVQRGAKYAYDNVMAQLHPGAVILLHSVSKDNAEALGTIIDEARKQGYEFKSLDQLPKK from the coding sequence TTGAGCAGACGATGGATCAAAAGCTTGTTGGTCGGGATTAGCTTGTTGCTTACAAGTGCCTTGCCAGTTGACTCGATTATGGCCTCACCAGATCACCCGTACCATTTTGGATTTAAAAAGAGCAAGAATGGTCAGTTACCCTCTATCAACGAGGAGGGCTTTAAAAGTATTGTGGATCGTCACGGTGCGGTTTTTTTAGGGGATACCACGAAAAAAGAGCTTTATTTGACTTTTGATAACGGTTATGAGAATGGCTTTACACCAAAGATTTTAGATACTCTTCTCGCCAAAAAAGTTCCTGCCATTTTCTTTGTGACAGGGCACTTTGTGAAGGAACAGCCCGAGTTGTTAAAGCGAATGGCAAAAGAAGGACATCTGATTGGTAATCATTCCTGGAGCCACCCCGATATGACAACCGTACCGAATCAGAAAATCAAAGACGAACTAACGAAAGTAAGTGATGCCGTCCAGCAAGTGATCGGGCAAGCGAACATGCGTTACTTGCGACCTCCCAGAGGAATTTTCAGCGATCGCACACTTGCTGTAACCAAAGATTTGGGCTATACCAATGTTTTTTGGTCGGTTGCCTATAGGGATTGGGATACCAAAGTCCAACGTGGGGCAAAATACGCTTATGATAATGTGATGGCCCAATTGCATCCCGGCGCTGTTATTCTGCTCCATTCTGTCTCCAAAGACAATGCAGAGGCTCTCGGGACGATAATCGATGAAGCACGCAAGCAAGGCTATGAATTCAAGAGCTTGGATCAGCTTCCGAAAAAGTAG
- the aspA gene encoding aspartate ammonia-lyase, with amino-acid sequence MEQQTFRVEKDFLGEKQIPVDAYYGVQTMRATENFPITGYRLHFSLINAMAMVKKAAAMANMEVSRLNPRLGNAIVAAAEEIMQGKWHDQFIVDPIQGGAGTSINMNANEVIANRGLEMLGEKKGDYFHLSPNTHVNMSQSTNDAFPTAIHIATLTLLEKLLVTMDKMHDAFGQKAKEFDDVIKMGRTHLQDAVPIRLGQEFEAYRRVLERDIKRIKQSRQHLYEVNMGATAVGTGLNADPRYITTVVKHLADITGFPLTGAEHLVDATQNTDAYTEVSAALKVCMMNMSKIANDLRLMASGPRAGLGEISLPARQPGSSIMPGKVNPVMAELINQVAFQVIGNDHTICLASEAGQLELNVMEPVLVFNLLQSISIMDNAFDVFTRHCLEGIEANRERMKEYVEKSVGVITAVNPHLGYETAARIAREAILTGKSVRELCLQHNVLTEEELDLILDPFEMTHPGIAGASLLDRD; translated from the coding sequence ATGGAACAACAGACGTTTCGAGTGGAAAAAGACTTTCTTGGCGAGAAGCAAATTCCAGTAGATGCTTATTATGGCGTGCAAACGATGCGAGCAACGGAAAACTTCCCAATCACCGGGTACCGTCTTCATTTTTCCCTCATCAATGCAATGGCAATGGTAAAAAAAGCAGCTGCAATGGCAAATATGGAAGTTTCCAGATTGAATCCGCGGTTAGGAAATGCGATTGTTGCTGCGGCGGAAGAAATCATGCAAGGAAAATGGCATGATCAATTTATCGTCGATCCGATCCAGGGTGGAGCAGGTACTTCGATTAATATGAATGCCAACGAAGTGATCGCGAACCGTGGTCTTGAGATGCTTGGTGAGAAAAAAGGAGATTATTTCCACTTAAGCCCAAATACACATGTCAACATGTCTCAGTCTACCAACGATGCGTTCCCAACAGCGATTCATATTGCAACACTCACCCTGTTGGAAAAGTTGCTCGTAACGATGGATAAGATGCATGATGCATTTGGCCAAAAAGCAAAAGAATTCGATGATGTCATTAAAATGGGCAGAACGCATTTGCAGGATGCGGTTCCGATTCGCTTGGGCCAAGAATTTGAAGCATACCGTCGAGTGCTTGAACGCGACATCAAGCGTATTAAGCAATCTCGTCAGCATTTATACGAAGTAAATATGGGAGCGACTGCGGTAGGAACGGGTTTGAATGCTGACCCTCGTTACATTACAACAGTAGTCAAGCATCTTGCCGATATCACAGGCTTCCCACTGACAGGTGCAGAGCATCTCGTGGATGCTACACAAAACACGGATGCGTATACAGAAGTATCAGCAGCACTGAAAGTTTGCATGATGAATATGTCTAAAATCGCGAATGACTTGCGTTTGATGGCATCCGGACCTCGAGCTGGACTGGGGGAAATCTCCTTGCCAGCACGTCAGCCAGGCTCCTCGATCATGCCAGGAAAAGTCAATCCGGTCATGGCAGAACTCATCAACCAAGTAGCGTTTCAGGTCATCGGAAATGACCATACGATTTGTTTGGCATCTGAAGCAGGTCAGCTAGAACTGAACGTGATGGAGCCTGTGCTTGTCTTCAACTTGCTGCAATCGATCAGCATTATGGACAATGCATTCGATGTCTTTACGCGTCACTGCTTGGAAGGAATCGAGGCAAACCGCGAGCGCATGAAAGAATACGTGGAAAAAAGCGTAGGCGTCATCACAGCGGTAAATCCTCATCTTGGTTATGAGACTGCTGCACGCATTGCCCGCGAAGCTATTTTGACAGGAAAGTCTGTACGTGAGCTGTGCTTGCAACACAATGTACTGACAGAAGAAGAACTGGATCTGATTCTCGATCCATTTGAAATGACGCATCCAGGTATTGCTGGAGCATCCTTGCTGGATCGCGACTAA
- a CDS encoding Gmad2 immunoglobulin-like domain-containing protein → MKKMLLLLLTIGLLQGCSSGTDSPSTPTEQQKPPVATKPETPTSEPPATTQPTTPEKPPTNQTGQQETVYGNDIFRNVTVKKTAQDTYEIKGQASVFEAVLNYVVEDGHNELTQGSVQASTAAPDWGDFTHTLKVKKAEPNSTLTLILFETSMKDGSRRMELIIPLPE, encoded by the coding sequence ATGAAAAAAATGCTTTTGCTGCTGTTGACGATCGGCTTGCTGCAAGGATGCTCGAGTGGCACAGATAGCCCTTCCACTCCAACAGAACAACAGAAGCCACCTGTTGCAACGAAGCCCGAGACACCTACTTCTGAGCCACCCGCAACCACCCAACCTACAACGCCTGAAAAGCCACCAACGAATCAAACAGGTCAACAGGAGACTGTCTATGGCAATGATATTTTCCGCAATGTCACTGTGAAGAAAACCGCCCAAGACACGTATGAAATCAAAGGACAGGCGAGCGTGTTCGAAGCTGTACTCAATTATGTCGTAGAAGATGGACACAACGAGCTGACGCAAGGTTCCGTGCAGGCTTCTACTGCTGCTCCTGACTGGGGAGATTTTACCCATACACTGAAAGTGAAAAAAGCGGAACCGAACAGCACACTGACACTCATCTTGTTTGAAACAAGCATGAAAGACGGCAGCCGAAGAATGGAACTGATCATTCCTCTCCCGGAATAA
- a CDS encoding YwaF family protein — MTSPYFSLFLTGEPFRLFSSSHVITLILVLCLVMLTYLFRQKLKAPTHRLTTRYVLAGVLLLSEVCYQLWHVYTESWTAAYTLPLQLCSVTLLLSAVMLMMRSYRLYEITFFAGIGGAMQALLTPELFYPFPHFRFVHFFVAHAGIVLACLYMTWVEGYRPTVRSIWKTMGFLNLLLLVALFVNQWTGGNYLFVSRKPDNPSLIDFLGPYPWYIVSLEGVALALFFLLYLPFVRKQPLAKEVKSDLSV; from the coding sequence ATGACCTCACCCTATTTTTCACTTTTCCTGACAGGAGAGCCGTTTCGGCTGTTTTCCTCTTCTCACGTTATTACCTTGATTCTTGTGCTCTGTCTGGTCATGCTCACCTATTTATTTCGGCAAAAGCTCAAAGCCCCGACACATCGACTCACTACCCGTTACGTACTTGCAGGTGTCTTGCTTTTATCAGAGGTTTGTTATCAGCTTTGGCATGTTTATACCGAGAGCTGGACGGCTGCTTACACATTACCCTTGCAGCTATGTAGCGTGACTCTCCTGCTTTCTGCCGTGATGCTGATGATGCGAAGCTACCGACTGTATGAGATTACGTTTTTTGCCGGGATTGGCGGCGCGATGCAGGCATTGCTTACCCCCGAGTTGTTTTATCCATTTCCGCATTTTCGCTTTGTGCATTTTTTTGTAGCCCACGCGGGAATCGTCCTTGCTTGCTTGTACATGACATGGGTAGAAGGCTACCGCCCGACTGTCCGTTCGATCTGGAAAACGATGGGCTTTTTAAACCTGCTTTTGCTCGTCGCACTTTTCGTCAACCAATGGACCGGTGGAAATTACTTATTTGTCTCTCGCAAACCGGACAATCCCAGTCTGATTGACTTTTTGGGCCCGTATCCGTGGTACATCGTTTCGTTGGAAGGAGTAGCCCTCGCGTTGTTTTTCTTGTTGTACCTGCCCTTTGTCCGAAAGCAGCCGCTGGCGAAGGAAGTCAAGAGCGATTTGTCTGTCTGA
- a CDS encoding LysR family transcriptional regulator has protein sequence MSLNKFEVVITVIESGSLTKAGEILGLTQSAISHAIASLEREFGFSLLTRGRSGISLTSNGERLLPYMRETLRCHERMKQEVFAINGLEVGTVRIGTFTSVSTQWLPGILKRFQDQYPAIEIKLMEGYYDGIESWIQTGEIDFGFVSLPTTEDLEWIPLKKDQMYLLVTEEHPLYKEERVHVSRLAEETFIMPKTGCDNDIQRLLAQYQIEPRIKYEVGDDHAIIAMVQNGLGISILPEMILFRLPANIRMIPLEGEHYRSLGVAATSFAKQSPAAKRFLQCVTDWVNEQQA, from the coding sequence GTGAGTTTAAACAAGTTTGAGGTAGTGATCACCGTTATTGAGTCAGGGAGCTTAACCAAAGCTGGAGAAATACTAGGTCTAACACAATCAGCGATCAGCCATGCGATTGCGAGTCTGGAACGGGAATTTGGGTTTTCGCTTTTGACCAGAGGACGGTCAGGTATCAGCCTCACGAGTAATGGGGAGCGACTGCTTCCGTACATGCGTGAGACCTTGCGCTGTCATGAGCGGATGAAACAAGAGGTGTTTGCGATCAATGGGTTGGAGGTCGGAACGGTGAGAATTGGAACCTTCACGAGTGTATCCACACAATGGCTTCCAGGAATCCTCAAGCGGTTCCAAGACCAGTATCCGGCGATCGAGATTAAGCTGATGGAAGGGTATTACGATGGAATTGAAAGTTGGATTCAAACCGGAGAGATTGATTTTGGCTTCGTCTCCTTACCAACAACAGAGGATTTGGAATGGATTCCTTTAAAAAAGGATCAGATGTATTTGCTGGTGACAGAGGAACACCCGCTCTACAAAGAGGAGCGGGTGCATGTGAGCCGACTGGCCGAAGAGACATTTATCATGCCGAAGACGGGCTGTGACAATGATATACAGCGTTTGTTGGCGCAGTATCAGATTGAGCCGCGAATCAAATATGAAGTAGGGGATGATCACGCAATTATTGCCATGGTGCAAAATGGGCTTGGGATCAGCATTCTCCCGGAAATGATTTTGTTTCGCTTGCCAGCCAATATTCGGATGATCCCGCTGGAAGGGGAGCATTACCGCTCGCTGGGGGTGGCAGCAACCTCTTTTGCCAAGCAGTCACCGGCTGCCAAACGCTTCTTGCAGTGTGTAACCGATTGGGTGAACGAGCAGCAAGCGTGA
- a CDS encoding DMT family transporter, whose amino-acid sequence MKPQVKADLAMILVTLFWGTSYVFMQMGLKDLETFNLIGIRFGIAFLLAAALFHKRLRGTNRKTMLHAFILGALLFGVFATITNGVKSTTASQAGFLVSLTVIFVPLLSILLRNRPEKRVFVGAGLAMIGIGLLTLSAEFRISQGDLLCIAGALFYATHITVTGRWANQSDTIQLGIYQLGFTALLGIVFSFTLETPTLPQTTEAWIAVLALSVLCSAIGFVVQTVAQKYTTATHTGVIFSLEPVFAALFAFLVTGETLSLRGYIGAGLVLISVLIAEIDVKSLLRPKQLTKNPTHLS is encoded by the coding sequence ATGAAACCGCAAGTGAAAGCCGATTTGGCAATGATTTTGGTCACCCTGTTTTGGGGAACCTCGTATGTGTTTATGCAAATGGGATTAAAGGATTTGGAGACTTTCAATCTGATTGGTATCCGCTTTGGCATTGCTTTTCTACTTGCAGCCGCCTTGTTTCATAAACGATTACGTGGCACGAATCGAAAAACAATGCTTCATGCATTCATACTCGGCGCGCTCCTTTTCGGGGTTTTTGCCACCATCACGAACGGAGTGAAATCAACGACAGCTTCCCAAGCAGGTTTTCTCGTTAGCTTGACCGTTATCTTTGTTCCGCTCTTATCTATTCTTTTGCGAAACCGTCCGGAAAAAAGAGTCTTTGTCGGCGCTGGACTGGCCATGATCGGTATTGGCCTGCTCACACTAAGCGCTGAATTTCGCATCAGCCAAGGAGACCTTTTGTGCATCGCTGGTGCCCTCTTTTACGCTACACATATTACCGTAACAGGCCGATGGGCCAATCAATCGGATACGATCCAGTTGGGAATTTACCAGCTTGGCTTTACGGCGCTGCTGGGCATTGTTTTTTCATTTACACTGGAGACCCCGACATTACCGCAGACTACAGAGGCTTGGATCGCCGTGCTCGCCCTTAGCGTACTGTGCAGCGCAATTGGCTTTGTCGTTCAAACGGTGGCCCAAAAATATACGACCGCTACGCACACGGGTGTTATTTTTTCCTTGGAGCCAGTCTTCGCTGCCTTGTTTGCCTTCCTGGTCACAGGCGAAACACTGTCTCTACGCGGGTACATAGGCGCAGGTCTCGTTTTGATCAGTGTGCTGATTGCAGAAATCGATGTGAAGAGCTTACTGCGCCCAAAGCAGCTGACAAAAAACCCGACTCACTTATCCTGA
- a CDS encoding SRPBCC family protein — translation MNQNNEANKIATQVGECEIVITRVFDTPRDLVFDAWTKEENLSKWWGPLGFTMTSEKFDLKPGGTWQFIMHGPDGVDFPNTNVFVEVVQLERIVFKHTVFPHFLATAIFEDLDGKTKLTYRTVFEETTAVFDKVKTYAVPGAEQTMDRLEEHLASMSSQ, via the coding sequence ATGAATCAAAACAATGAAGCAAATAAAATCGCAACGCAAGTAGGCGAATGCGAGATTGTGATCACCCGCGTATTTGATACTCCACGCGATCTTGTGTTTGATGCTTGGACGAAAGAGGAGAACCTGTCGAAGTGGTGGGGGCCTCTGGGTTTTACGATGACTTCTGAGAAGTTTGATCTAAAACCGGGCGGTACATGGCAGTTTATCATGCACGGTCCTGATGGCGTTGATTTTCCCAACACCAACGTCTTTGTCGAGGTCGTTCAACTTGAGCGAATCGTTTTCAAGCATACTGTATTTCCTCATTTTCTAGCGACAGCCATCTTTGAGGATCTGGATGGCAAGACCAAACTTACTTATCGCACCGTTTTTGAAGAAACGACGGCTGTATTCGATAAGGTGAAAACATACGCCGTCCCAGGTGCCGAACAGACCATGGATCGTCTTGAGGAGCATCTAGCAAGTATGTCTTCACAGTAG
- a CDS encoding amidohydrolase — protein MTTTIFRNGRIYTGDSRHLFVQALVVRDGIVHDLGSDADMLLQYGGSDATVIDLQGYTATPGLIDSHLHLGWLGLTFLQLDLSKARSKDEMLLLLKEKAQATPENAWIQGYGWDENLFADGGGIPTIDELDQVAPHCPILLARICGHANLVNSKALELCGYHRDMEVPAGGVIVHDPVNGKPTGMLLETASNLITKHIPRPDYDQLKQSLRSSIRYAMAHGLTGAHTEDLRELGGLEQTYRLYDELINGEELALRSNLLVYYPHMHELRDLKMTAGYGNAHVQIGAVKIFADGALGRRTAYLSAPYADDPSTSGYPVHEQGELTELVRQARELGMPIAVHTIGDKALEMVLDSLDQFPAVAYRDRLIHTQILRPDLLERLKHPHRIADIQPRFLAGDFPWVMDRVGQERIQHSYIWKTMMEYGIICAAGSDTPVEPIDPLLGIHAAVTRKAPGDTHDGYFPQEKLTMEEAIHLFTLGSAQVTNEDHIKGTLSRGKYADLTVYSKDLFTIDPDELLSTKVMMTIIGGKVCYTS, from the coding sequence ATGACGACAACCATTTTCAGAAATGGACGCATTTACACAGGAGATTCCCGGCATTTGTTCGTACAAGCATTAGTTGTTCGAGATGGAATTGTGCATGACTTGGGCAGCGATGCGGACATGCTTCTTCAATACGGAGGTAGTGATGCAACCGTCATAGATCTGCAAGGATATACTGCTACTCCGGGATTGATTGACAGCCATCTGCACTTGGGATGGCTCGGTCTCACCTTTTTGCAGCTGGATTTAAGTAAAGCTCGTTCCAAGGACGAGATGCTGCTTCTCTTGAAAGAAAAAGCACAAGCCACACCAGAAAATGCGTGGATACAAGGCTACGGCTGGGATGAGAATTTATTCGCGGATGGTGGTGGCATTCCTACTATCGACGAGCTTGATCAAGTTGCTCCACATTGCCCAATTCTTCTGGCACGAATATGTGGACATGCGAATTTGGTCAACAGCAAGGCATTGGAGCTATGTGGCTATCATCGTGATATGGAGGTGCCAGCGGGAGGAGTCATAGTACATGATCCTGTGAATGGAAAGCCAACGGGCATGTTGTTGGAAACGGCCTCCAACCTGATTACGAAGCATATTCCAAGACCTGACTACGATCAGTTGAAGCAAAGCCTGCGCAGCTCGATTCGCTATGCAATGGCGCATGGATTGACAGGGGCACATACGGAGGATTTGCGTGAATTGGGCGGACTTGAGCAAACGTATCGGCTCTATGATGAGCTCATTAATGGTGAAGAGCTTGCGCTGCGCAGTAACCTGCTTGTCTACTATCCGCATATGCATGAGCTGCGCGACTTAAAAATGACGGCAGGTTACGGCAACGCTCATGTGCAAATCGGTGCGGTGAAAATTTTTGCAGATGGAGCATTAGGACGTAGGACGGCTTACCTGTCAGCCCCATACGCTGATGATCCGAGTACCAGCGGTTATCCTGTGCATGAGCAAGGCGAGCTGACAGAGCTGGTTCGGCAAGCACGTGAACTCGGGATGCCTATCGCTGTACACACCATTGGCGACAAAGCACTGGAAATGGTGCTGGACAGCTTGGATCAGTTTCCGGCAGTCGCCTATCGGGATCGCCTCATACACACACAAATCTTGCGGCCGGACCTGCTGGAACGCTTGAAGCATCCTCATCGGATCGCAGATATCCAACCGCGTTTTCTCGCAGGAGACTTCCCGTGGGTAATGGATCGGGTAGGACAGGAACGGATTCAACACTCGTACATCTGGAAAACGATGATGGAGTACGGAATCATTTGCGCGGCGGGCTCGGATACCCCGGTAGAACCAATCGATCCGCTGTTGGGGATACACGCAGCCGTCACCCGCAAAGCACCGGGAGACACGCACGATGGATATTTCCCGCAAGAAAAACTGACGATGGAGGAAGCCATTCATCTGTTTACATTGGGCAGTGCACAGGTGACCAACGAGGATCATATCAAAGGCACGCTGTCTCGAGGAAAATATGCGGATCTGACCGTCTATTCCAAAGACCTGTTTACCATCGATCCAGACGAGCTGCTTTCGACAAAGGTCATGATGACCATCATTGGTGGAAAAGTGTGCTACACGTCTTGA
- a CDS encoding MFS transporter yields MQQKTKKRLPSFLQMQESLGLKMSRHKPSVQKPSGRLDTQAKLLLLVNAVFIAAGSLSGTFVNVYLWKVKSQFAPIAWFTFAAHLAGALTFWLAGWYVKRLNKMNVLRAGMAVSALFYLLVLLAGPKAVSYAVPLGLVQGIASGFFWLSFNVVYFEITNADNRDLFNGWAGLLASIGGMLAPWISGLLITRLPGNSGYSLIFGISLALFVVGVFISFFLKKRQSEGTYSWSFSLRCLREEPEWRWAAGALAGQGLREGVFGFVIGLLVYISTRSEMTLGNYWLTTSAVGLVSYFLIAKWFSPRFRKWGMLTGSVIMWGILFVFFWQVSFTTLLIFGIAVSIAYPLFSVPMLSTIFDLIGTNEESARNRVEYVVLREFALDVGRLVGILIFLLVTSLSVSPLTLNWLILCIGIGPLIAWVCMTKLFRHVPATKKADN; encoded by the coding sequence ATGCAACAAAAAACAAAAAAACGCCTTCCATCCTTCCTTCAAATGCAGGAGTCCCTTGGTCTAAAAATGTCGCGCCATAAGCCTTCTGTGCAAAAGCCATCCGGTCGGCTGGACACTCAAGCTAAGCTGCTGCTCCTGGTCAACGCCGTATTTATTGCCGCTGGCTCCCTTTCTGGCACGTTTGTAAACGTCTATTTGTGGAAGGTAAAAAGTCAATTTGCGCCGATCGCTTGGTTTACTTTTGCCGCTCATCTTGCGGGTGCTCTGACCTTCTGGCTTGCGGGCTGGTACGTGAAGCGTCTGAACAAAATGAATGTCCTGCGTGCCGGAATGGCCGTTTCTGCCCTTTTTTATTTGCTTGTTCTTCTGGCAGGTCCCAAAGCTGTCTCTTATGCCGTACCGCTTGGGCTCGTTCAGGGTATAGCGAGTGGGTTTTTCTGGCTTTCGTTTAATGTGGTGTACTTCGAAATCACGAATGCCGATAACCGCGACCTTTTCAACGGTTGGGCAGGGTTGCTTGCTTCCATTGGCGGCATGCTCGCTCCATGGATATCGGGCTTGCTCATTACGCGGCTTCCGGGCAACAGCGGCTACTCCCTTATTTTCGGGATCTCTCTTGCCCTATTTGTCGTCGGTGTGTTCATCAGCTTTTTTCTTAAAAAACGTCAATCGGAAGGGACGTATTCCTGGAGCTTTTCCTTACGTTGTTTGCGAGAGGAGCCCGAGTGGCGCTGGGCGGCAGGGGCTTTGGCTGGTCAAGGACTGCGTGAAGGTGTATTCGGCTTTGTGATCGGTCTACTCGTCTACATTTCCACGAGAAGCGAGATGACACTCGGCAACTACTGGTTGACTACATCTGCCGTCGGACTTGTGAGCTACTTTCTGATCGCCAAATGGTTCTCTCCTCGCTTTCGCAAGTGGGGAATGCTCACTGGCTCTGTCATCATGTGGGGGATTCTCTTCGTATTTTTTTGGCAGGTGAGCTTTACGACTCTGCTTATTTTCGGGATTGCCGTGTCCATCGCTTATCCGCTGTTTTCTGTGCCCATGCTCTCCACGATTTTTGATCTGATTGGCACGAACGAAGAGAGCGCACGCAACCGGGTCGAGTATGTCGTGCTCCGAGAGTTTGCTCTGGACGTTGGTCGGCTGGTGGGGATTTTGATCTTTCTGCTAGTAACGTCCTTGAGCGTCTCTCCTCTTACACTGAACTGGTTGATTCTGTGTATCGGAATTGGCCCACTCATCGCGTGGGTGTGCATGACTAAGCTATTCCGTCACGTCCCTGCGACTAAAAAAGCAGACAACTGA
- a CDS encoding YolD-like family protein — MREKRVSKKENVFVASRFVLPEHREMYLRIKEEERRYVPPELDQEQLSALSELVWQAFQTESILTLTYYDGREPRRLSAHIIHIDQAARRLKLRAGSDIHWVPFARLLHVELAASF; from the coding sequence ATGAGGGAAAAACGCGTGTCCAAAAAGGAAAATGTATTCGTGGCCAGTCGGTTTGTGCTGCCGGAGCATCGGGAAATGTATTTGCGCATCAAGGAAGAAGAGCGCCGCTATGTACCACCCGAGCTGGATCAGGAGCAGCTCAGCGCCTTGAGCGAACTGGTATGGCAGGCGTTCCAGACAGAGAGCATCCTGACGTTGACCTATTATGACGGGCGAGAGCCGCGCCGCCTGTCTGCCCACATTATCCATATTGATCAAGCGGCGAGACGCCTCAAGCTTCGGGCTGGCTCCGATATTCACTGGGTTCCTTTTGCCCGACTGCTGCATGTGGAGCTGGCAGCGAGCTTCTAA
- a CDS encoding DNA polymerase IV yields MSNANKRIVFLIDMQSFYASIEKGANPELRNKPIVVAGDPERRSGVVLAACPIAKSYGVVAAEALWQAQQKCRQLVVVRPRMEMYIRISMQITRIFEAFTDKVEPYSIDEQFLDVTGSVHLFGDPLQMAAQIRQRVWMETGINCRVGIGENKVLAKMACDNFAKKREEGVFWLKRETLADTLWKLPIEKLFGVGSRMKRHFHRMGVYQIGQLADMRPAILTRHWGVNGEVLWRTAHGIDDSPVALDSYDSQKGIGHHMTLPRDYHTASEIKVVLLELCEEVCRRARKKELMGSVLSVGCRGADLAAGTGFGRQMKLTEQTNDAMTLYEAACFLFDRHWQETPVRSIGVNLGQLVPDNVVQLNLFTDNHKRRSLAQAMDDIRSRYGQDAILRAASVLEAGQAKERARKIGGHYK; encoded by the coding sequence GTGTCCAATGCGAACAAGCGGATCGTGTTTTTGATCGACATGCAGAGCTTTTATGCCAGTATCGAGAAAGGGGCCAATCCAGAGCTGCGAAACAAACCAATTGTCGTCGCGGGCGATCCAGAGCGGCGTAGCGGAGTCGTGCTGGCAGCGTGCCCGATTGCCAAGTCATACGGAGTGGTCGCTGCCGAAGCGCTGTGGCAGGCGCAGCAGAAGTGTCGCCAGCTCGTCGTTGTTCGTCCGCGCATGGAGATGTACATTCGCATCTCCATGCAAATCACTCGCATATTCGAGGCATTTACTGACAAGGTGGAGCCGTACTCGATCGATGAGCAGTTTCTCGACGTAACAGGCAGCGTCCACCTGTTTGGTGATCCGTTGCAGATGGCTGCACAGATTCGGCAGCGCGTTTGGATGGAGACGGGAATCAACTGTCGGGTAGGCATCGGAGAGAACAAGGTACTGGCCAAGATGGCCTGCGATAATTTCGCCAAGAAACGGGAAGAAGGCGTTTTTTGGCTCAAGCGGGAAACGTTAGCGGATACGCTCTGGAAGCTTCCGATTGAAAAGCTGTTCGGAGTAGGCTCACGCATGAAGCGGCATTTTCATCGAATGGGCGTCTATCAGATCGGACAGCTTGCAGATATGAGGCCAGCCATCCTCACCCGACATTGGGGAGTGAACGGGGAAGTGCTGTGGCGCACGGCTCACGGAATCGACGATTCACCCGTGGCTTTGGATTCCTATGATTCGCAAAAAGGGATCGGTCATCACATGACGTTGCCGCGGGATTACCATACAGCATCGGAAATCAAAGTGGTGCTTTTAGAGCTGTGCGAAGAAGTGTGTCGTCGGGCGCGGAAAAAGGAGCTGATGGGCTCCGTACTGTCTGTGGGCTGTCGTGGGGCCGATTTGGCTGCTGGAACGGGCTTTGGACGGCAGATGAAGCTCACGGAACAGACGAATGATGCCATGACTTTGTACGAAGCGGCTTGCTTTCTGTTTGACCGTCATTGGCAGGAAACGCCCGTCCGCAGTATCGGGGTCAATCTGGGGCAGCTTGTCCCTGACAACGTGGTGCAACTCAATCTGTTTACGGACAATCACAAGCGGCGTTCGTTGGCACAAGCCATGGATGATATCCGGAGCCGATACGGTCAGGACGCCATCCTGCGCGCCGCCTCTGTGTTGGAAGCGGGACAGGCGAAAGAGCGCGCGCGTAAGATCGGAGGACACTACAAGTGA